The Odocoileus virginianus isolate 20LAN1187 ecotype Illinois chromosome 12, Ovbor_1.2, whole genome shotgun sequence genome has a segment encoding these proteins:
- the LOC110123411 gene encoding LOW QUALITY PROTEIN: immunoglobulin lambda-like polypeptide 5 (The sequence of the model RefSeq protein was modified relative to this genomic sequence to represent the inferred CDS: inserted 2 bases in 1 codon): MRSRPGQGAHEAPRGQRSVPRQPWPLILLGLAVGAHGLLPPTAAPRNTAPHVEAPAGKSPWSLWDRFPLGAAPRGAGPRCWPNGFWSEAQSLXVVFGGGTQLTVLSRPKSAPSVTLFPPSKDELSANKATLVCLISDFYLGSVTVAWKADGTPVTRGVVTSQASKQSNSKYAASSYLTLTGSDWKSKGSYSCEVTHEGSTVKKTVKPSECS; this comes from the exons ATGAGGtccaggccaggccagggggCCCATGAGGCCCCCAGGGGTCAGCGCAGTGTCCCCAGGCAGCCCTGGCCTCTCATCCTGCTGGGCCTGGCAGTGGGCGCCCACGGCCTGCTGCCCCCGACGGCAGCGCCTCGGAACACAGCCCCCCATGTGGAAGCCCCGGCAGGAAAAAGCCCGTGGAGTCTGTGGGACAG GTTCCCGCTTGGCGCAGCCCCCCGGGGGGCAGGCCCCAGGTGCTGGCCCAACGGGTTTTGGTCTGAGGCTCAGTCACT TGTTGTCTTCGGCGGCGGGACCCAGCTCACCGTCCTGA GTCGGCCCAAGTCCGCACCCTCGGTCACTCTGTTCCCGCCCTCCAAGGACGAGCTCAGCGCCAACAAGGCCACCCTGGTGTGTCTCATCAGCGACTTCTACCTGGGTAGCGTGACCGTGGCCTGGAAGGCAGACGGCACCCCCGTCACCCGGGGCGTGGTGACCAGCCAGGCCTCCAAACAGAGCAACAGCAAATATGCGGCCAGCAGCTACCTGACCCTGACGGGCAGCGACTGGAAATCTAAAGGCAGTTACAGCTGCGAGGTCACGCACGAGGGGAGCACCGTGAAGAAGACAGTGAAGCCCTCAGAGTGCTCCTAG